In Sphaerospermopsis torques-reginae ITEP-024, the genomic window TGTCTGAGAAATAACAGATTTTCTAGTTTATGTAGTTTCTAAAAATTTAATCTTGACATAAGAGTGCATTGAAATCACGAAAACTTGAGACAAAATTAAAGGAATTTTGTCTGTAATTTTGTGGTCATTCAAGAGTGAGGATTGAGGAGTAAGGATGTTGAAAAAAAACAAAAAAACAAAAAAAACAAAAAAAACAAAGAAGAATATTGGTTAAAAAGCTGACTGCTGAGTAGTAATAGGTGAATACTGAGATTTTTTGGATAATAAAAACCCCATAAGTCATGACTTATGAGGTCTAAAGATTTTTAGGCACAGTTGAGGGCAATACCAGGATGATCAACAGTGAGAGTAGGTCATGTCTCTGCTGATAAAACCGTGGCACAGTTTGCTCATGTCTCCAACTTGTAACCTAAAAGCCCACAGGTCAATTACTGGAATACTCTACCAGACATAATCAAAGATATGTAGCCAAATTGGCTTTTTTTTTTAACCTGTGGGTGCTAATAATTATGAGGAAGACTCAACTATTTGGGGTATACCAACTAACTGATAGAGCTTATCTTCAAATTTTTGGCTACATACTGACCAATCAAATTCTAAGATAGAAGGACGAGCTTGTGCGGATAATTGGGCTTTTAGGTCAGGATTTTGCAGTATTGCAATTATCTTGTCAGCAAAATCTTTGGGGTTATTAGCTTCAGCAAGAAAGCCATTATAACCAACTATTACTTGTTCAGCAGTAGAGGGAGCCATAGCAGCGACTACAGGAGTTCCTGATGCTAAAGCTTCGTTATTTGTAGTGCAGAAGTTTTCCGTTACTGAAGGGTTAATAAAAACATCTGCTCGAGCGAACCATCCCAAAAGTTCAGTACCGTGAGATTCACCCCAAAGCGTTACACCGTGGAGGAATTTTTGAGCGCGACGACGAATTTCTTGATCTAATGGACCGCTACCAACTATGACTAAATGAACATCAGGAATTTGAGCAGCTATCAAGGGATAAGCATCTAAAAGTTGTGTGACATTTTTCTCGGCAGTGATGCGTCCTACAAATAAAATTGTAGGTCTTTTATCGTTAGGAATTGGATCATAACAGATGTTTCGGGGATGGAATTTTTCACAATTAATTCCTTGATAGGGGACGTATTCACCGCGTAGACATTCTAGTTTTTGGTACTTGGAAAGTTGTTCCCTAGAAGAAAATATATTGAGGGTGTAAGCATTACTAAATTGCTTAACTAATAATGGAATTATGGGACGCATCAATCCGAATAGAAAATCACCTAAATAATATCGAATATAGGCGACGATATCGGTATGAAAAACGGAGATGATGGGGGTTTTAGTGCGTTTGGCGTAATCAACTCCTACTGGTCGTCCATAACCTTGTAGGAAAACTGAATATAGCCCTCTCATTTGGGCTGCTTCTTCAACGACGATGATGTCAGGCTGAAACTTTTCCAGTAATTTAGTATCGCTCCAATGACGATAGTGCAATGGTTGAGGTAGAGATTTATAGAATATTAGCGGTTCTGTGGGGAAAGCATAAGATGAAAAGTTGGGAAAAGATTGTAGTTCTTCTAATCCCGACATGGGACGATTTCCAATTTGTTGACTGTACTTATTGTTGATCTGTGGATGAATGAGAAAAACTTCGTGTCCTTGTTCAAGTAACCAATGGACGCGCTGATGTACAGCAACGGATACTCCTGTTAAAAAAGGAGCATATAAACCTGTAAATAAGGCAATGCGGAGGGGTTGTTTTTTCATTTGTAGTTCACTTATTTCATGAATGTGCTGGTTTGAGGATTTACGCAGCAACTATCATGAAACTGTTGGTTTCTGCGCTGATAATTAATAAAATTCCCAATCAAATTACAGAGAAGCTTCTGAATTTCTATCAAGAGTATGACTAGAGAGAAATTTTCGGATCAATTGGTTGATCTAACCATTGATAAGGATGATATTCAACTAAGCGAATATGCCAAGGACTTTTAATTTTATAGGTAAGTCCTCGCCATGTTACTGTTGACATCCAGAGGGAAGATAACATTGCTAAACCATAAAGCCATTGTGTTAAAGGAATAGCAATGAACATTTTGAGGATGTTGGTGAGTGAAATTTCTGGAATTGGTTGTCCTTGAGAGCGAATTATTTCTTGTACTCCTAGTTCCATGACTAGCATTAACAAGAGTAATCCAATTGTGTAGATGCTATAGGTTTTAAATAAGGAAAATGCTTGATTCCATTCTGTGGCTAAAAATAATCCTAAAGCTAAGAGAATGGTGAGGGTAGGAAAGAGAATACTGGAAACTGCATCACTTACTAATGCTAACCAATTAGGATGATAAAGTCGAGAACAAAGTATGAGGCGTTGGAGAGATGGAAATAAAGTAGATAAATTGCTTTCTTCTCGGTTTACCATTAACAAAGAAGGGACAAATTTAATTTTCCATCCGTGTTTTTTGATGACTTTGTGTAGGAGCATATCGTCACCAAATGCTTCTCCCCATTTTTCCAGTATTTCTGTTTGTTGGAGGAGTTGTTTTTTAATTGCTAAACTACCACCCCAAGGAACTTGAAATAGGAACATTTGCACGACGGTAGAAACGTTACCAGCGTAGCGTACTAAAGAACCCCAATATTTTCCTGTGGGTACATACCAACGGTTTCCTGTTGTTAGTCCTACTGTTTCATTGGTCAGGGGACTAACTAATTCTTTTAACCAATTTTTGTGTACGATGGTATCAGCATCTACTAAGGCAATTACTTGGTAAGAGTCATCTAAATCGGAAACTGCTTGTACTAAAGAACTGCATTTGAGACTACAATTATGACGTACTGTTCTGAGGGTGCTAATTTGGAAATTAGTGGCTTTAGTTTCAGCGATGACTTCTTTGGCAATTTTCAAAGCTGGATCTTCTAGACTATCAATGATCAGCTTTAAATCGTACTCTGGGTAGTTTTGATTTAAGAGCGATCGCACACAATTAGGTAAAAATGGATCAGCACCTCGTAAACAAAGAATTACTGCCGTTTTTGGTAGTTGTTTATCTGATATTAATGGCTGTTTGTAGGTTCGCAAATACCATAAAAATATTAGCATTAAACATACCTGAATTACCAGCCAACCTATCAAAGAGTTAGATAGAAATGTAGTCAAATCTGCCATTAGTTATTAGTCATAGGGAATAGGGAATAGGGAATAGGGAATGGGTAATTGGTAATGGGTAATTGGTAATGGGTAATTGGTAATGGGTAATGGGTAATGGGTAATGGGGAGGTAAATAACCCAATTACCAATCACCAATCACCAATCATCTATGGATCAAGGGAATATTTCATGTTGATGTTAATGGTGGTATTTTTAGTCATTTTAAAACTGGCTTCTTTAAATTTGGGTGTACCAGTTTGGATAGAGACAATGGGATTTCTGGAAATGCCAAAACCTTCTGTGGGAATACCAAAAAAGTCTTTATTGAGTTTGCGATCGCCATTTTGATCGTCAACTACTGCTACTGCATAAGTTCCTGGTTTTAAACCAGAAAATACTTTTTTCACAGAACTACCAGTAATTTTAGTGCAGCCACTTTGAACTTCACTAGAACTACTCATAGGAAAGCCTTTTTCAGAGTTATAAATTCGGAAACAAATTTCACCTGTTTTGTTACTTATTCCATTCACGACTACAGTTAATGCTGTGGTAGTTTGTGCATGGGCAGTGTTAGCACAACTGAAACTTAAAACAGTCGCCAGCAATAGATAAGAAATGCGAGATATTTTTAACATAAGCTGTGAGATATACCTTGTAGATTAATTGCTTAAATATTCATTGGACAAACTTAAATTACTGTTAGTTTTGTTTTTTTGGGAACGCAAAATTTTAGCAGCGATCCACAAATCTTTAAGTAATAAAGATTCTGTTCCAGATAGCTTTTTAACAATAATCAAATAACACAATATTTGCTCATATAAATTAAGTGAACTTTGACTGACTGAAAGTAAATATTCTTTGAGAATGCGCCAATGGGGAAATAAAACTTTGTCTTTGTTACCTGAATCAAACCAAATGGAATACTCATAGAAATCTGGTAACATATCTAATGAATATTGAGGATATTTCTGAGTAAAAGACAGGTAACTTGGAAAAAACATACTCAAAGATTGTTGGGGATGAATCCTGGCAAAAAATAAGTATTCGGGAATTTCATAAAACTGCCCAACTGTACCAAGTCTTAATAATAAAATTCCATCTGCATTGCCATAACCACCCATAGGAGTGATTTTTTGTAAGGCACTTTTGCGAATGACTCCATACATTTGATAACAGAGATGTTTAGTCAGTAATTCTTCAAATCTGATCTGTGGTTTTTCTGAGTTAGTATTGAGTTTAATGTCATAGTTTTGGAAAAAATTACCCTGTTCATCAATCAGATATGTGTGGGAATGGCATAAGATATAATGCGGATTTTCCTCAAGTACCTGTATACATTTACTGAGAAAATCAGCAGCGTGTAAATCGTCGTAAGCTGCCCATTTAAAGTATTCACTATTCGATAATTCAAAAACGCGGTTAAAATTACAAGCGCAACCAATATTAGTAGGATTACGATAGTAACGAATCCGGTGATCTTGTGCGGCGTAATTTCTACAAATTTCTTCAGTATTATCTGTGGAAGCGTTATCGGAAATAATTAACTCAAAATCACTAAATGTCTGATTTAACAGAGAATCTAGAGACTGTTTTATAAATTTTTCGCCGTTGTATACAGGTAATCCAATACTTAATTTTGCTTGAGGTTTATACATACGTTATTCCCCACAAAAATATATATTACTGAGTAAGCATTCAGCCATCAGCTATGTAACTGAAAGATTGAAATAAAAAGAATCAAAAGAAATAGATGTAGATAACATTCCTCAACTGAAAACGCCTGAATCCTGGCTATGGGCTGTTAGCGTAGCGTGGCGTAGCCACTTACTGATAGCTGAATACTTACATTACTGATTACTTATTTCATCAATTTTTGAATGTCAGTTTTTTGTAACCATTGATGAGTACGTTTCATGCCTTCTTCTAAATCAACTTTGGGTTTATAGTTTAATAAACTTGTAGCTTTAGCAATAGAATAAGCATAAGGACGACTCATAAAGTCTACTGACTCTGGGAGGATATCAGCTTTTTTGCGAAATAGTTTTTGTCCTTGGTTACGCACTTTAAGAAACAATTTCATTTCTTCTTTAGGCAAGGACATGGGAGCAGGTAAACCTTCCATTGCTGCGAGGTGAATAAAATATTCTTTCCAGGAATTTTTTTCGCCATCTGTGATATTAAATATTTCGCCATAAACTTCTTTTTCTATTGCTAAAAAGATGGCATCAATTAAGTTATCAACATACAAATGATTCATCACACCTTTACCATCATTGGCATAGGCAAATAATTTTTGACGCATCATTAATACTGGGCGCACTATCCAAGGAATACTACCTGGACCATAAACATCTCCTGCACGAATTATAATTACTCCAAAATCAGGAGATGAGTTAAGTTTTAAAACTTCTGTTTCTGCCTCAATTTTAGTTTGACAATAGGGGTTATTATCACTAGATAAGTTTCCATTTTCGGCAATATTATCGCTATAGTTAAAGCCATAAACTAAGACAGTGGAAAGATGAACAAATGTTTTCACACCAGCTTGTTTAGCAGCTTTAGCTATGTTGACAGTAGCTCCTACGTTTATTTCTTGAAAACGTTTAATATCTCCTGCTTCTTCTGCTAGTTGGGCAGTGTGTAAAATAATGTCTACTCCCTGACAAGCTTTTTGCGCTATTTTTTCATCAGTGATGCTGCCAAAGATAATTTCTACTCCTAAGTTTTCGAGGTTTTTATCCTGTACTTGAGAAGTTTGTAAACCTTTGACTTTCATGCCTTGAGATACTGCTAATTCTGCTGCACGAGAGCCAATAAATTCGTCAGTTCCAGTGATGAGAATGGTTTTGTTTTTGATGTCCATAATATTGATTAGTGAATATTCTGAGTTAATTTCTTGACGATTTAGAAAATATCTGCTGGATCTGCGGAGCGCAGTTTATTAATTGCTAATGCGCCGGAAGTGATGCAAATTAAAACTGTTGAAGTTAAGACAAGTAGGGCATTATTAGAAGTCATCATGATGGGTAATTTAGTTGCTTCCATTGCAAAATCATATAAGGCTACGGAAATAATAAATCCTGGAAAATAAGCTAGTAAAGCTAGAATTAGTGCCTGTTGAAAAACAACATTTAATAAATATCCATTGGCATAACCGATAGCTTTTAAAGTGGCGTAGGCAATGAATTGAGTAGCAATATTGCTGTAGAGAATTTGATAAACAATGACCACACCTACTACAGAAGCCATTGTCAACATTAAGTTAAGAATAAAACCAATGGGTGTTCTAGAAGCCCAATATTCTTTTTCAAAATCAATGAATTGTTGACGGGTGAAAATCTGGACATCATTAGGTATATTGTCCCGCAAGTTTTTTAACACTTCCTGGGGGTCAACACCTGGTTTAAGTTTAACAATACCTACATCTATTTTTTCTGATGGACGTACAAGGGGATTGATTTTTACAAAAGTTGAGTCACTGACAATTAAATTGCCATCGACACCAAAGGAGGGACCTAAACTAAATAAACCTCCTACTCTGACTCGATAACCTTGCAAGGCATCAAAGGCAAATATTTCTATTTTTTGTTCTGTATTTCCTCTCTCAAAATTTTTGGCTATGGGACCAAATTCTGGGCGTGAAGCTCTGTCAAATAACATGACATCGGGAATTTTAAGTTTATCTAAATTCTCCTGCACTTCGGGAATATTCATCACTGGTCTAC contains:
- a CDS encoding NAD-dependent epimerase/dehydratase family protein, whose product is MDIKNKTILITGTDEFIGSRAAELAVSQGMKVKGLQTSQVQDKNLENLGVEIIFGSITDEKIAQKACQGVDIILHTAQLAEEAGDIKRFQEINVGATVNIAKAAKQAGVKTFVHLSTVLVYGFNYSDNIAENGNLSSDNNPYCQTKIEAETEVLKLNSSPDFGVIIIRAGDVYGPGSIPWIVRPVLMMRQKLFAYANDGKGVMNHLYVDNLIDAIFLAIEKEVYGEIFNITDGEKNSWKEYFIHLAAMEGLPAPMSLPKEEMKLFLKVRNQGQKLFRKKADILPESVDFMSRPYAYSIAKATSLLNYKPKVDLEEGMKRTHQWLQKTDIQKLMK
- the devC gene encoding ABC transporter permease DevC, with the translated sequence MTIKIPLAWLQLAQQKVRFVVAVAGIAFIVLLMFIQLGFQDALYSSATAVHQNLKGDLFLVSSQYKSLTSNQSFSRNRLYQALGFNGVESVSPMYLQFAKLKNPETGEKYSIYVIGFDPGRPVMNIPEVQENLDKLKIPDVMLFDRASRPEFGPIAKNFERGNTEQKIEIFAFDALQGYRVRVGGLFSLGPSFGVDGNLIVSDSTFVKINPLVRPSEKIDVGIVKLKPGVDPQEVLKNLRDNIPNDVQIFTRQQFIDFEKEYWASRTPIGFILNLMLTMASVVGVVIVYQILYSNIATQFIAYATLKAIGYANGYLLNVVFQQALILALLAYFPGFIISVALYDFAMEATKLPIMMTSNNALLVLTSTVLICITSGALAINKLRSADPADIF
- a CDS encoding DUF2141 domain-containing protein, producing the protein MLKISRISYLLLATVLSFSCANTAHAQTTTALTVVVNGISNKTGEICFRIYNSEKGFPMSSSSEVQSGCTKITGSSVKKVFSGLKPGTYAVAVVDDQNGDRKLNKDFFGIPTEGFGISRNPIVSIQTGTPKFKEASFKMTKNTTININMKYSLDP
- a CDS encoding glycosyltransferase → MKKQPLRIALFTGLYAPFLTGVSVAVHQRVHWLLEQGHEVFLIHPQINNKYSQQIGNRPMSGLEELQSFPNFSSYAFPTEPLIFYKSLPQPLHYRHWSDTKLLEKFQPDIIVVEEAAQMRGLYSVFLQGYGRPVGVDYAKRTKTPIISVFHTDIVAYIRYYLGDFLFGLMRPIIPLLVKQFSNAYTLNIFSSREQLSKYQKLECLRGEYVPYQGINCEKFHPRNICYDPIPNDKRPTILFVGRITAEKNVTQLLDAYPLIAAQIPDVHLVIVGSGPLDQEIRRRAQKFLHGVTLWGESHGTELLGWFARADVFINPSVTENFCTTNNEALASGTPVVAAMAPSTAEQVIVGYNGFLAEANNPKDFADKIIAILQNPDLKAQLSAQARPSILEFDWSVCSQKFEDKLYQLVGIPQIVESSS
- a CDS encoding glycosyltransferase, producing the protein MADLTTFLSNSLIGWLVIQVCLMLIFLWYLRTYKQPLISDKQLPKTAVILCLRGADPFLPNCVRSLLNQNYPEYDLKLIIDSLEDPALKIAKEVIAETKATNFQISTLRTVRHNCSLKCSSLVQAVSDLDDSYQVIALVDADTIVHKNWLKELVSPLTNETVGLTTGNRWYVPTGKYWGSLVRYAGNVSTVVQMFLFQVPWGGSLAIKKQLLQQTEILEKWGEAFGDDMLLHKVIKKHGWKIKFVPSLLMVNREESNLSTLFPSLQRLILCSRLYHPNWLALVSDAVSSILFPTLTILLALGLFLATEWNQAFSLFKTYSIYTIGLLLLMLVMELGVQEIIRSQGQPIPEISLTNILKMFIAIPLTQWLYGLAMLSSLWMSTVTWRGLTYKIKSPWHIRLVEYHPYQWLDQPIDPKISL
- a CDS encoding glycosyltransferase family 2 protein, giving the protein MYKPQAKLSIGLPVYNGEKFIKQSLDSLLNQTFSDFELIISDNASTDNTEEICRNYAAQDHRIRYYRNPTNIGCACNFNRVFELSNSEYFKWAAYDDLHAADFLSKCIQVLEENPHYILCHSHTYLIDEQGNFFQNYDIKLNTNSEKPQIRFEELLTKHLCYQMYGVIRKSALQKITPMGGYGNADGILLLRLGTVGQFYEIPEYLFFARIHPQQSLSMFFPSYLSFTQKYPQYSLDMLPDFYEYSIWFDSGNKDKVLFPHWRILKEYLLSVSQSSLNLYEQILCYLIIVKKLSGTESLLLKDLWIAAKILRSQKNKTNSNLSLSNEYLSN